The following proteins are encoded in a genomic region of Hydra vulgaris chromosome 05, alternate assembly HydraT2T_AEP:
- the LOC136080610 gene encoding uncharacterized protein LOC136080610: MLNNCLKDTLENGEVKVIVDKCKRLAQRTHQSTKDWYEIKQECESLGCNPIKLIQPVQTRWNSNAMLFKSVLRNEQGLKSVRDNSLNANLTILIPSDEDFQVIAELHPFLAKCQEYSEIWSSDKTPTVHKIQQHLFSLITMCHRTVTQNTSGSRIAKDAMTRFIEYLETRIPDKGTEVNDFNLASVFDPFYRGYSITLIKGNKDHLDGIIDQLVDNHPTTREYNEAYEASLPSAQSNLDEDIDDFERMAMEIWQDHQSLL, encoded by the exons ATGTTGAACAATTGTTTGAAAGACACATTAGAAAATGGTGAGGTTAAGGTAATTGTTGATAAGTGCAAGAGACTTGCTCAAAGGACACATCAAAGCACTAAGGATTGGTATGAAATCAAACAAGAATGTGAATCTCTAGGGTGTAATCCAATCAAGCTAATCCAACCAGTGCAAACAAGATGGAATTCAAATGCAATGCTGTTCAAGTCAGTGTTAAGAAATGAGCAAGGTTTGAAGTCTGTCAGAGATAACAGCCTGAATGCAAACTTGACAATACTTATACCAAGTGATGAAGATTTTCAAGTAATTGCAGAACTTCATCCTTTCTTGGCAAAATGTCAAGAATACTCAGAGATTTGGTCCTCAGATAAAACACCTACAGTTCACAAGATCCAGCAACACCTCTTTTCATTGATTACTATGTGCCATAGGACAGTTACACAAAATACTtcag gTTCAAGAATTGCTAAAGATGCAATGACCAGGTTTATAGAATACTTGGAAACTAGGATTCCAGATAAAGGCACTGAAGTTAATGACTTTAATCTTGCAAGTGTGTTTGATCCATTTTATAGAGGTTATTCTATCACATTAATCAAGGGCAACAAAGATCATTTAGATGGAATAATAGACCAACTGGTAGACAATCATCCAACTACCAGAGAATACAATGAGGCTTATGAGGCTTCATTACCTTCTGCACAGTCAAACTTAGATGAAGATATTGATGATTTTGAGAGAATGGCCATGGAAATTTGGCAGGACCATCAGAGCCTCCTCTAA